In Rosa chinensis cultivar Old Blush chromosome 1, RchiOBHm-V2, whole genome shotgun sequence, a genomic segment contains:
- the LOC112203430 gene encoding pre-mRNA-splicing factor CWC21-like, translating into MYNRIGSQTPRGSGTNGYIQTNKFFIKSKTGKVAAENSRGFEGDQGMAKKPNKDILLKLQIELHLVVLEDNFTDQGFTNVEIPDKVAQARRTLEATAAASKDLYSSGSPPKPDKKKRRRSRSSSSDKDDYEVNTSKNKVEKYKKKGSRGMIQKKMILKLMLTRSRRLKRSIVKAETIELMILLPVVMWRPDPETKLRNLNDPVGGMIQMKIDDVDKKRKVVMKHNKTRNDDTDDDSAASEDAEDRSTKEV; encoded by the exons ATGTACAACAGAATAGGGTCACAGACACCGAGAGGGTCCGGAACCAATGGCTATATCCAGACAaacaagttcttcatcaaatCCAAGACCGGCAAGGTCGCCGCCGAGAACTCCAGAGGCTTCGAGGGCGACCAGGGCATGGCCAAGAAGCCCAACAAAGACATCCTTCTCAAGCTCCAGATTGAGCTCCATCTTGTTGTCCTCGAGGACAATTTCACCGATCAGGGCTTCACCAACGTTGAGATTCCTGACAAGGTCGCCCAGGCCAGGAGGACTCTCGAAGCCACCGCCGCCGCCTCCAAGGACCTTT ATAGCAGTGGTAGCCCTCCAAAACCTGATAAAAAGAAAAGGCGTCGGAGTAGAAGCAGCAGCAGTGACAAAGATGATTATGAAGTTAATACATCGAAAAACAAAGttgagaaatacaaaaaaaagggCAGCAGAGGTATGATTCAGAAGAAGATGATTCTGAAGTTGATGTTGACAAGAAGCAGAAGGTTGAAAAGAAGCATAGTAAAAGCCGAAACAATAGAGCTGATGATTCTGTTACCAGTGGTGATGTGGAGGCCAGATCCAGAAACGAAATTAAGAAATCTAAACGACCCCGTAGGAGGCATGATTCAGATGAAGATCGATGATGTTGACAAGAAGAGGAAGGTTGTAATGAAGCATAATAAGACTAGAAACGATGATACTGATGATGATTCTGCTGCCAGTGAAGATGCCGAGGATAGATCCACAAAGGAAGTCTAG
- the LOC121051681 gene encoding NAC domain-containing protein 67-like, whose product MQKEFPMEESRGNQLPGQRFCPMEDELVLFYLKPMLCGQIVPGRNRVVFDCDLYGHQEPWEIWEAFKTKRPHDLRLNKDIYFFTQHKKMSSTAKRVRRNVGSGTWKGDDSGKPVRSVETGRVVGLKKRYTYKNDDSVHNGCWILYEFYLDQSLRDNKQKLEDYVLCLLRKNGEPKTKIEKKRKQREEEEVLENNYAFDDGEKSKREQEELLEPQAKRQRTVPSIGNAPLTMPSEDDAAFAAELEESLECFEGGENGGLQQLAAEVQSGPSFVDDHGIFNPLPEEDFLLAEMLEEMGMVDMEELVLINGKSINIDVAAEENVENSTLLSAPTSSMSLVEVSSTVEQQKTADEDCSDWLESINFSPEENNFLFSEMQW is encoded by the exons ATGCAGAAAGAATTTCCGATGGAGGAGAGCAGAGGCAATCAACTTCCTGGCCAGAGGTTCTGCCCCATGGAAGATGAACTAGTTCTCTTCTACCTCAAGCCCATGTTGTGCGGACAGATCGTGCCCGGCAGAAACCGCGTGGTGTTCGACTGCGACCTCTACGGTCACCAAGAACCTTGGGAGATATGGGAGGCCTTCAAGACCAAAAGACCACACGACTTGAGGCTCAACAAGGACATTTACTTCTTCACCCAACACAAGAAGATGAGTTCCACAGCCAAGCGCGTACGCCGGAATGTTGGAAGTGGCACCTGGAAGGGCGACGACTCCGGCAAGCCAGTACGATCTGTTGAAACTGGTCGTGTTGTTGGCTTGAAGAAAAGATATACTTACAAGAACGATGACTCGGTTCACAACGGCTGTTGGATCTTGTATGAGTTCTACCTTGATCAATCACTCAGAGACAATAAACAAAAGCTGGAAGACTATGTTCTTTGTCTACTACGAAAGAATGGTGAACCCAAAACCAAGatcgaaaagaaaagaaagcaacGTGAAGAGGAAGAAGTTCTTGAAAACAATTATGCCTTTGATGATGGTGAAAAATCGAAAAGGGAGCAGGAAGAGTTGCTTGAGCCACAAGCGAAGCGGCAACGAACGGTGCCATCCATTGGTAATGCACCACTAACAATGCCATCAGAAGATGATGCTGCATTCGCAGCTGAACTAGAAGAGTCATTGGAATGCTTTGAAG GTGGGGAGAATGGTGGACTCCAACAATTAGCAGCCGAGGTGCAATCAGGCCCTTCATTTGTAGACGATCATGGAATATTTAATCCGCTGCCGGAGGAAGACTTTCTCTTAGCGGAAATGTTAGAAGAAATGGGTATGGTGGACATGGAAGAACTAGTTCTTATTAATGGTAAGAGTATTAATATAGATGTGGCAGCTGAAGAAAACGTGGAAAACAGCACCCTTCTCTCTGCTCCCACATCATCCATGTCTTTGGTGGAGGTCTCAAGTACTGTTGAGCAACAAAAGACAGCTGATGAAGATTGTTCAGATTGGTTGGAGTCAATCAATTTTAGTCCTGAGGAGAACAACTTCCTTTTCAGTGAAATGCAATGGTGA